In Drosophila innubila isolate TH190305 chromosome 2L unlocalized genomic scaffold, UK_Dinn_1.0 5_B_2L, whole genome shotgun sequence, a single window of DNA contains:
- the LOC117782703 gene encoding cytosolic non-specific dipeptidase-like — protein sequence MVLIKRECYINDLWELVAYETVSTRHSERDKLQRAIDWLLKRLVSLNVVAFSEQLGMQIIPDSFKIIRMPKVIIGVLKNCSDKPTVLVYGNLDVEEAEFEEGWVTDPFVMCELGNYLYGRGVALDKGPLLCWLNAIQAYRDAGLRIPINIVLLIESMAHSGSLGLETVLQQRISFFRDVSCVVIATRRWQSNMTPCIVYGSRGLIYYHLEVECANRSLSSCEHSGSLYEALPDLFYLLSSLVDCQMHILFKGALETFQIDRNVFRITEFNYHDFGQSLDVHDLPHQAHKQAALAENWAMPHISIHGVDGANVEGNVRFIIPHKVTGKFSISLAPNQNAEQITQALQQHLGHIWVNRGSPNKMKLYEKLVIPSWNGHYDSPEYSAASRAMTNTYQVTPNFIRDGGALLAPSLFQQYLKKNVLVLPIAKNDSGGCPINERISVENYIMGSQLMTAFMWEYAERIFELKDK from the coding sequence ATGGTATTAATCAAGCGTGAATGCTATATTAATGACTTGTGGGAGCTAGTCGCTTACGAGACAGTGTCCACTCGTCATAGTGAACGCGATAAGCTTCAGCGCGCAATTGACTGGCTTTTAAAGCGCTTGGTGTCTTTAAACGTCGTTGCCTTTAGCGAACAGTTGGGGATGCAAATTATACCTGattcttttaaaatcataCGTATGCCCAAAGTTATAATTGGAGTTCTGAAGAACTGTTCGGATAAGCCAACGGTTCTAGTTTACGGTAATCTTGATGTGGAGGAAGCGGAATTTGAGGAAGGCTGGGTTACTGACCCGTTCGTAATGTGTGAACTAGGAAACTATTTGTATGGAAGAGGCGTGGCACTCGACAAAGGACCACTTTTATGCTGGCTCAACGCTATACAAGCATATCGTGATGCAGGCTTACGAATTCCCATAAACATAGTTCTCCTGATCGAAAGCATGGCGCACAGCGGAAGTTTAGGCCTGgaaacagttctacaacaacGTATTAGTTTTTTTCGTGATGTATCCTGTGTTGTTATTGCGACAAGACGCTGGCAAAGCAATATGACACCATGTATTGTATATGGGTCAAGAGGTTTAATATACTATCATCTGGAAGTAGAGTGTGCTAATCGATCTCTGAGTAGCTGCGAGCATAGTGGATCCTTATACGAGGCGCTTCCcgacttgttttatttacttagTTCACTGGTTGACTGTCAAATGCACATACTATTTAAGGGTGCGCTcgaaacatttcaaatagaTAGAAATGTATTTCGAATTACAGAATTTAACTATCATGATTTTGGACAAAGTCTTGATGTTCACGATCTTCCACATCAGGCTCACAAACAGGCGGCATTGGCTGAAAACTGGGCCATGCCACATATTTCAATACATGGTGTAGATGGTGCCAATGTCGAGGGTAATGTGCGATTTATTATCCCACACAAGGTAACAGGcaagttttcaatttccctGGCGCCAAATCAAAATGCTGAACAGATAACTCAAGCTTTACAACAGCATCTTGGTCACATTTGGGTGAACCGTGGATCTCCAAATAAGATGAAGCTATATGAAAAGTTAGTAATACCCTCCTGGAATGGTCACTACGACTCACCGGAGTACTCTGCAGCATCCCGAGCTATGACAAATACCTACCAAGTTACTCCCAACTTTATTCGCGATGGCGGTGCACTGCTGGCCCCCTCACTTTTCcaacaatatttgaaaaaaaatgtattggtTTTGCCTATAGCAAAAAATGATAGTGGCGGTTGTCCAATTAATGAGCGCATTAGCGTCGAAAACTATATTATGGGTAGTCAACTTATGACTGCTTTTATGTGGGAATATGCAGAACGTATCTTTGAGCTCAAGGACAAATAG